A DNA window from Mesorhizobium sp. C432A contains the following coding sequences:
- a CDS encoding DMT family transporter, whose amino-acid sequence MQFIPTSIRGPLFMIVSTGSYLVNDTMMKLATAGLPSYEVLFLRGVAATLWGMPLLFLLGYGRQIPLIFDKRVLRRNLLELAAILCYVVALANMQIADSTALGQITPLLMLVGSSILFGERIGGVRMALIGLGFIGALMVAQPTMQGISVYALLALGNAALAAARDLAGRRVAAEVPGMIVAISAVVVVLIGAGAAHLVSERWVMPEARHLLLMAGAGFFLIFGHFFIFMAYRVGPTGVVAPFYYCFTVWAVISGVLVFGQFPNALAVCGILLVVASGLTIVSLDERKRRLTVVA is encoded by the coding sequence ATGCAATTCATACCGACCTCCATACGCGGCCCGCTGTTCATGATCGTTTCGACGGGGTCGTACCTCGTCAACGACACGATGATGAAACTCGCGACCGCGGGCTTGCCGTCCTATGAAGTGCTGTTCCTGCGCGGGGTCGCGGCCACGCTATGGGGCATGCCGCTGCTGTTCCTGCTGGGCTATGGCAGGCAGATTCCATTGATCTTCGACAAACGCGTGCTGCGCCGCAACCTGCTCGAGCTGGCGGCCATCCTTTGCTACGTCGTGGCGCTGGCCAACATGCAGATCGCCGATTCGACCGCGCTCGGGCAGATCACCCCGCTTTTGATGCTGGTCGGCTCCTCCATCCTGTTCGGCGAACGGATCGGCGGCGTGCGCATGGCGCTGATCGGGCTCGGCTTCATCGGTGCGCTCATGGTGGCCCAGCCGACCATGCAGGGCATCTCGGTCTATGCGTTGCTGGCGCTCGGCAACGCGGCATTGGCGGCGGCGCGCGATCTTGCCGGCAGGCGGGTCGCGGCCGAGGTGCCGGGCATGATCGTCGCCATTTCCGCCGTTGTGGTGGTGCTGATCGGCGCGGGCGCCGCGCATCTCGTTTCCGAGCGCTGGGTCATGCCGGAAGCCCGGCACCTGCTGCTCATGGCCGGCGCCGGATTCTTCCTGATCTTCGGCCATTTCTTCATCTTCATGGCCTATCGCGTCGGTCCGACCGGCGTGGTGGCGCCGTTCTACTACTGCTTCACCGTCTGGGCGGTCATCTCAGGCGTTCTGGTGTTCGGCCAGTTCCCGAATGCCCTGGCGGTCTGCGGCATCCTGCTGGTGGTCGCGAGCGGGCTGACCATCGTCTCGCTTGATGAACGCAAGCGCAGGCTGACCGTCGTCGCCTGA
- a CDS encoding GlsB/YeaQ/YmgE family stress response membrane protein: MGIISWIILGVIAGFIGSKIVNKTGQGLIMDIVLGIVGAIVGGLIFSAFGATGVTGLNIWSPIVAIIGAVVVLWAYHQFSGKRTL, translated from the coding sequence ATGGGCATTATCAGCTGGATCATCCTCGGCGTCATCGCCGGCTTTATCGGCAGCAAGATCGTCAACAAGACCGGCCAGGGCCTGATCATGGATATCGTGCTCGGCATTGTCGGCGCCATCGTCGGAGGGCTGATCTTCAGCGCCTTTGGCGCCACGGGTGTGACCGGCCTCAACATCTGGAGCCCGATCGTCGCCATCATCGGCGCGGTGGTCGTGCTGTGGGCCTATCACCAGTTCTCCGGCAAGCGAACGCTTTAG
- a CDS encoding YidB family protein, translating into MGLFDNAVPGGNITKPLMIALGALLVGKMLSGRSAEQTSAEETGEPAQPQTPAPTGTTASGDGGLLGGLGGLLDKLKNAGQGNVADSWVGTGQNQPINANDLGKAIGPQVIREIAQRTGLDEQELLKQLSTALPGIVDRLTPNGQVPQQHQVASAFNS; encoded by the coding sequence ATGGGACTTTTTGACAACGCCGTGCCCGGCGGCAACATCACCAAACCGCTGATGATCGCGCTCGGCGCGCTGCTGGTGGGAAAGATGCTGAGCGGCAGAAGCGCCGAACAGACGAGTGCCGAAGAGACGGGCGAGCCCGCCCAGCCTCAAACGCCAGCCCCCACCGGAACCACGGCCTCAGGCGACGGCGGCCTGCTTGGCGGACTGGGCGGACTGCTCGACAAGCTCAAGAATGCCGGCCAAGGCAATGTTGCTGACTCATGGGTCGGCACCGGGCAGAACCAGCCGATCAACGCCAATGATCTGGGCAAGGCGATCGGCCCGCAGGTCATTCGAGAGATCGCGCAAAGGACCGGACTGGACGAGCAGGAGTTGCTCAAGCAATTGTCCACAGCCCTGCCCGGCATTGTCGACAGACTGACGCCGAACGGACAGGTGCCGCAGCAACACCAGGTCGCGTCCGCTTTCAACAGCTAG
- a CDS encoding helix-turn-helix transcriptional regulator — translation MPYDGPRHDELARFLRERRDRLPRIDGANGRRRAPGLRREEVAAEAGISTTWYTWLEQGREVNASPQVLRSLARVLRLSRSEQAYLFQLARPDLDWRNRLGAQGLPSAPLLSLLDGLAPHPAYVVNRYWQVVACNHPAAVLLGDFETDDEWSGSLLARLFLDLEWRQRFVDWPEVSRSAAAQFRLATVAMTRDPVLAALVSSLEAASEAFATCWNSRDIAEPPIWRKSIRHPVAGAMSFDFATLQPGGRDSDFSVSVYTPVDASTARRFAALVGATPDSRKAVPGVFARDAGAEV, via the coding sequence ATGCCATACGACGGCCCACGGCACGATGAGCTTGCCCGCTTCCTGCGCGAGCGGCGGGACCGCTTGCCGCGGATCGATGGCGCCAATGGCCGCCGCCGGGCGCCGGGCCTCAGGCGCGAAGAGGTCGCCGCCGAGGCGGGGATCAGCACCACCTGGTACACCTGGCTCGAGCAGGGACGGGAGGTGAACGCGTCGCCGCAGGTGCTTCGCTCGCTGGCGCGGGTGCTGAGACTGAGCCGGTCGGAGCAGGCCTATCTTTTCCAATTGGCGCGGCCCGATCTCGATTGGCGAAACCGGCTCGGCGCGCAAGGCCTGCCCAGCGCGCCGTTGCTCAGCCTGCTCGACGGGCTGGCGCCGCACCCGGCATATGTCGTCAATCGCTACTGGCAGGTCGTCGCCTGTAACCATCCGGCGGCGGTGCTGCTTGGGGATTTCGAGACGGATGATGAGTGGTCCGGCAGCCTGCTCGCCCGGCTGTTTCTCGACCTGGAATGGCGGCAGCGCTTTGTCGACTGGCCGGAGGTTTCGCGCTCGGCGGCGGCGCAGTTCCGGCTTGCCACTGTCGCCATGACTCGCGATCCGGTGCTGGCTGCGCTGGTTTCGTCACTGGAAGCGGCAAGCGAAGCGTTCGCCACGTGCTGGAACAGCCGCGACATCGCCGAGCCACCGATCTGGCGGAAATCCATCCGGCACCCTGTCGCCGGCGCGATGTCCTTCGATTTCGCCACGCTGCAGCCGGGCGGCCGCGACAGTGATTTCTCGGTTTCCGTCTACACGCCGGTCGATGCGTCGACTGCCAGGCGGTTCGCCGCGCTGGTCGGAGCAACGCCCGACAGCCGCAAGGCGGTGCCGGGCGTGTTTGCGCGTGATGCAGGCGCAGAAGTCTAG
- a CDS encoding VOC family protein, with product MNALNEIRQIDYTVIFARDMAAMRHFYGDVMEFDLQRELGDRWIEYRVGPNTLALTSLGMMFNDTPQQRDALSLQLAFRVAPEMVAACAEALQAKGVQPVLPLTDQEWGHRTVFFRDPDGNVVEIFAEI from the coding sequence ATGAATGCGCTCAATGAAATCCGTCAGATCGACTACACCGTCATCTTCGCCCGCGACATGGCCGCCATGCGGCACTTCTACGGGGATGTGATGGAATTTGATCTGCAGCGCGAACTCGGCGACAGGTGGATCGAATATCGGGTCGGCCCGAACACGCTGGCCTTGACCAGCCTCGGCATGATGTTCAACGACACGCCGCAGCAGCGGGATGCGCTGTCGCTTCAGCTGGCATTCCGGGTGGCGCCGGAGATGGTGGCGGCCTGCGCCGAGGCGCTCCAGGCCAAGGGCGTGCAGCCGGTCCTGCCGCTCACCGACCAGGAATGGGGCCACAGGACAGTGTTCTTCCGCGATCCGGACGGCAACGTTGTCGAGATATTCGCTGAGATCTGA
- a CDS encoding RNA methyltransferase — translation MSNDNTPKTAKDTHYAKLRRAHRDEKAGGAPAFRPRQPVPPGENAADGLVRLYGLHTVRAALDNPRRKIRNMLVTRNAAERLAIADLAALPFKAELVEPKEIDKITGSDAVHQGVLIEAEPLKPKRLDTLGDTKLVLVLDQVTDPHNVGAILRSAVAFGAGALITTARHSPQESGVLAKSASGALEHIDQIEVKNLADALGQLHDAGFQTIGLDSDGPAELETGFSGEKIALVLGAEGKGLRQKTRETVTTLARLDMPGAIRSLNVSNAAAVSLYAARKFLGG, via the coding sequence ATGAGCAATGACAACACGCCCAAGACCGCCAAAGACACCCACTACGCCAAGCTGCGCCGCGCCCATCGCGACGAGAAGGCCGGCGGCGCGCCTGCCTTCCGGCCGCGCCAGCCGGTGCCGCCGGGCGAGAACGCCGCCGACGGGCTGGTGCGGCTTTATGGCCTGCACACGGTGCGCGCGGCGCTCGACAATCCGCGGCGGAAGATCCGTAACATGCTGGTGACGCGCAATGCCGCCGAGCGGCTGGCGATCGCCGACCTCGCCGCTTTGCCGTTCAAGGCCGAACTCGTCGAGCCCAAGGAGATCGACAAGATCACCGGTTCGGATGCCGTGCATCAGGGCGTGCTGATCGAAGCCGAACCGTTGAAGCCGAAACGCCTCGACACGCTCGGCGACACGAAACTGGTGCTGGTACTCGACCAGGTCACCGACCCGCACAATGTCGGCGCCATATTGCGCTCGGCGGTCGCCTTCGGCGCCGGCGCACTGATCACCACGGCCCGCCACAGCCCGCAGGAATCCGGCGTGCTGGCCAAATCCGCCTCCGGCGCACTGGAGCATATCGACCAGATCGAGGTGAAGAACCTGGCCGACGCGCTGGGACAGCTGCACGATGCCGGCTTCCAGACCATCGGCCTCGATTCGGACGGGCCGGCCGAACTCGAAACGGGTTTTTCAGGCGAGAAGATCGCGCTGGTGCTTGGCGCCGAAGGCAAGGGCCTGCGCCAGAAGACGCGCGAGACGGTGACCACGCTCGCCCGCCTCGACATGCCCGGCGCCATCCGCTCGCTCAACGTGTCGAATGCGGCGGCGGTGAGCCTTTATGCGGCACGGAAATTCCTTGGAGGGTGA
- a CDS encoding 2-hydroxy-3-oxopropionate reductase, which produces METIGFIGLGIMGAPMAGHLLDAGYAVIASDHRSKPPADLVAKGLRSITGHAAVAKAADIIITMVPDTPQVAEVLFGENGVASGLSKGKLVIDMSSISPIETKVFAKKINDLGCDYLDAPVSGGEVGAKAASLTIMVGGEDKAFERAKPVFEKMGKNITLVGPNGVGQTTKVANQIVVALTIEAIAEALVFASKAGADPAKVRQALMGGLAASRILEVHGERMIKRAFAPGFRIELHQKDLNLALEGAKALGVSLPNTSTTQQLFNSCSANGGAKEDHSALVRALERMAGHEVGE; this is translated from the coding sequence ATGGAAACCATCGGCTTCATCGGCCTTGGCATTATGGGCGCGCCGATGGCGGGGCATCTCCTGGATGCCGGCTACGCCGTCATTGCCAGCGACCACCGCTCGAAGCCGCCGGCCGATCTCGTCGCCAAGGGCTTGAGAAGCATCACCGGCCACGCGGCAGTGGCGAAGGCCGCGGATATCATCATCACCATGGTTCCCGACACCCCGCAGGTAGCCGAGGTGCTGTTCGGCGAGAACGGTGTCGCTTCCGGCCTGAGCAAGGGCAAGCTGGTCATCGACATGAGCTCGATCTCGCCGATCGAGACCAAGGTTTTCGCCAAGAAAATCAACGATCTCGGCTGCGACTATCTTGACGCGCCGGTGTCGGGCGGCGAGGTCGGCGCAAAGGCGGCGTCGCTGACCATCATGGTCGGCGGCGAGGACAAGGCGTTCGAGCGCGCCAAGCCCGTGTTCGAAAAGATGGGCAAGAACATCACGCTTGTCGGCCCGAACGGCGTCGGCCAGACCACCAAGGTTGCCAACCAGATCGTCGTGGCCCTGACCATCGAGGCGATCGCCGAGGCGCTGGTCTTTGCCTCAAAAGCCGGCGCCGACCCCGCCAAGGTCCGGCAGGCGCTGATGGGCGGGCTGGCGGCATCGCGCATCCTCGAAGTGCATGGCGAGCGCATGATAAAGCGCGCCTTCGCGCCGGGCTTCCGCATCGAACTGCACCAGAAGGATCTCAATCTGGCGCTGGAAGGCGCCAAGGCACTCGGTGTCTCGCTGCCCAATACGTCGACGACGCAGCAGCTGTTCAACTCATGCTCGGCGAATGGCGGGGCAAAAGAGGATCACTCAGCGCTGGTTCGTGCGCTGGAGCGGATGGCGGGGCATGAAGTGGGTGAATAG
- the hyi gene encoding hydroxypyruvate isomerase — MPRFSANLSMLFGEHEFLDRFDAAARAGFKGVEYIGPYDHTPDVVAARLKKNGLTQVLFNLPAGDWGKGERGIAVLPDRAPEFRQGIAKAISYAHALGCEQVNCLAGIAPQGVDRSVLENTLAENLAFAAEKLEQAGIRLLIEPINTRDIPGFFLNYSEQALALIERVGSKNLFLQYDIYHMQIMEGDLARTIEANLGRIAHIQLADNPGRHEPGTGEINYPFLYEHIDRIGYAGWVGAEYKPKAGTEAGLGWFRELNGQGSAAA; from the coding sequence ATGCCGCGTTTTTCAGCCAATCTGTCGATGCTCTTTGGCGAGCATGAGTTCCTCGATCGCTTCGATGCCGCAGCCCGCGCCGGCTTCAAGGGCGTCGAATATATCGGCCCCTATGATCATACGCCTGACGTGGTCGCGGCCCGGCTGAAGAAGAACGGCCTGACACAGGTGCTGTTCAACCTCCCGGCCGGCGACTGGGGCAAGGGCGAGCGCGGCATCGCGGTTTTGCCCGACCGCGCGCCGGAATTCCGGCAAGGCATCGCCAAGGCGATCAGCTATGCCCATGCGCTCGGCTGCGAGCAGGTCAATTGCCTCGCCGGCATCGCGCCGCAGGGCGTGGATCGTTCGGTGCTGGAAAATACTTTAGCCGAGAACCTCGCGTTTGCAGCCGAGAAACTGGAGCAGGCCGGCATCCGGCTTTTGATCGAGCCGATCAACACGCGCGACATACCGGGTTTTTTCCTGAACTATTCGGAGCAGGCGCTGGCGCTGATCGAGCGCGTCGGTTCGAAGAACCTGTTCCTGCAATACGACATCTATCACATGCAGATCATGGAGGGGGATCTCGCCCGTACCATCGAGGCCAACCTCGGCCGCATCGCGCATATCCAGCTTGCGGACAATCCCGGCCGTCACGAGCCGGGGACGGGCGAGATCAATTATCCCTTCCTCTACGAGCATATCGACAGGATCGGTTATGCCGGCTGGGTTGGAGCGGAATACAAACCGAAGGCGGGGACGGAGGCTGGGCTGGGGTGGTTTCGGGAGCTTAACGGGCAGGGGAGTGCCGCGGCTTAG
- the gcl gene encoding glyoxylate carboligase yields MARMRAVDAAVLVLEKEGISCGFGVPGAAINPFYSALKARGSIRHILARHVEAASHMAEGYTRAKAGNIGLCIGTSGPAGTDMITGLYSAAADSIPILCITGQAPRARLNKEDFQAVDIAAIAVPVAKWAVTVMEPYLVPMALQKAFHLMRSSRPGPVLIDLPVDVQLAEIEFDIDAYVPLVPFKPAMSRAQAEKALAMLNAAEKPLIVAGGGIINADASDLLIEFAEITGVPVIPTLMGWGTIPDDHRLMAGMCGLQTSHRYGNATMLEADFVFGIGNRWANRHTGSVDVYTKGKKFIHVDIEPTQIGRVFAPDLGVVSDAGAALKMLLDVATEWKTAGKLRDWSGWAKECQTRKKTMKRKTHFEQVPLKPQRVYEEMNKAFGRDTTYVTTIGLSQIAGAQFLHVYKPRNWINCGQAGPLGWTLPAALGVRAADPDRTIVALSGDYDFQFMIEELAAGAQHKLPYIHVVVNNAYLGLIRQAQRGFAMDFEVSLAFENVNRANDPEAGYGVDHVAVAEAMGCKAVRVRKPEEFAGAFKEAQRLMKEYQVPVVLEFILERVTNISMGTEIDKITEFEDLAESQEDAPTAIVLLD; encoded by the coding sequence ATGGCCAGGATGCGCGCTGTCGATGCAGCGGTTCTCGTTCTTGAAAAGGAAGGCATTTCCTGCGGCTTCGGCGTGCCGGGCGCGGCGATCAATCCGTTCTATTCGGCGCTGAAGGCGAGGGGCTCGATCCGCCACATCCTGGCGCGGCATGTCGAGGCGGCCTCGCACATGGCCGAAGGTTATACGAGGGCCAAGGCGGGCAATATCGGGCTTTGCATCGGCACATCCGGCCCCGCCGGTACCGACATGATCACCGGGCTTTATTCGGCGGCGGCGGACTCCATCCCGATCCTGTGCATCACCGGTCAGGCGCCGCGGGCACGGCTCAACAAGGAGGATTTCCAGGCGGTCGATATCGCCGCCATAGCCGTACCCGTCGCCAAATGGGCGGTCACGGTCATGGAGCCCTATCTCGTGCCGATGGCGCTGCAGAAGGCGTTTCACCTGATGCGCTCGTCGCGGCCTGGTCCGGTGCTGATCGACCTGCCGGTCGATGTGCAACTGGCCGAGATCGAATTCGATATCGATGCCTACGTGCCGCTTGTCCCGTTCAAGCCGGCAATGTCGCGCGCCCAGGCCGAAAAGGCCTTGGCGATGCTCAATGCCGCGGAAAAGCCGCTGATCGTCGCCGGCGGCGGCATCATCAACGCCGATGCGTCGGATCTGTTGATCGAATTCGCCGAGATAACGGGCGTGCCGGTCATACCGACATTGATGGGCTGGGGCACGATCCCCGACGATCACCGGCTGATGGCCGGCATGTGCGGGCTGCAGACCTCGCACCGCTACGGCAATGCGACCATGCTGGAAGCCGATTTCGTCTTTGGCATCGGCAATCGCTGGGCCAACCGCCACACCGGTTCGGTCGATGTCTACACCAAGGGCAAGAAATTCATCCATGTCGACATCGAACCGACCCAGATCGGCCGGGTGTTCGCGCCGGATCTCGGCGTCGTCTCGGACGCCGGTGCGGCACTGAAGATGCTGCTCGACGTCGCCACCGAATGGAAGACGGCAGGAAAGCTGCGCGACTGGTCGGGCTGGGCGAAGGAATGCCAGACCCGCAAGAAGACGATGAAGCGCAAGACGCATTTCGAGCAGGTGCCGCTGAAGCCGCAGCGCGTCTATGAGGAGATGAACAAGGCGTTCGGCCGTGACACCACCTACGTCACCACGATCGGCCTCTCGCAGATCGCCGGGGCGCAGTTCCTGCATGTCTACAAGCCGCGCAACTGGATCAATTGCGGCCAGGCCGGCCCGCTCGGCTGGACGCTGCCGGCAGCGCTTGGCGTGCGCGCCGCCGATCCGGATCGCACCATCGTGGCGCTGTCGGGCGACTACGACTTCCAGTTCATGATCGAGGAACTGGCGGCCGGCGCACAGCACAAACTGCCGTATATCCATGTCGTCGTGAACAATGCCTATCTCGGCCTGATCCGCCAGGCGCAGCGCGGTTTTGCGATGGATTTCGAGGTGAGCCTGGCCTTCGAGAACGTCAACCGCGCCAACGATCCGGAGGCCGGCTACGGCGTCGACCATGTCGCGGTCGCAGAAGCAATGGGCTGCAAGGCGGTCCGGGTGCGCAAACCGGAAGAGTTCGCCGGCGCGTTCAAGGAAGCGCAGCGGCTGATGAAGGAATACCAGGTGCCGGTGGTGCTCGAATTCATCCTCGAGCGCGTCACCAACATTTCCATGGGCACGGAAATCGACAAGATCACCGAATTCGAGGACCTTGCCGAAAGCCAGGAGGATGCGCCGACGGCGATTGTGTTGCTCGATTAG
- the bhcR gene encoding HTH-type transcriptional regulator BhcR, with protein sequence METSEKRQRGRPRAFNGPSEAGSVQSLDRALRILAIVAEGSGLSLSEISARSELAASTAYRMLTTLQNHGMVEFDTSDQLWSIGVETYRMGAAFLRRRKLVDRARVVMQELMEKTGETANLGVAEDDCVVFVSQVETHQAIRAFFRPGTRSSFHASGIGKAVLAQLEPERVAAILRKSGLQRFTDKTLSDISALAHDLAVIKHRGWSVDDEERHPGMRCVAAAIFNEFGEPIGGVSVSGPTVRVTMERLDEIGPLVRDAAAEVTRMIGGFRL encoded by the coding sequence ATGGAAACCAGCGAAAAACGCCAGCGCGGCCGGCCGCGCGCTTTCAACGGTCCGTCCGAGGCCGGTTCTGTACAGTCGCTGGACCGGGCCTTGCGCATCCTGGCCATCGTCGCTGAAGGCAGTGGCCTGTCGCTGAGCGAGATTTCGGCGCGTAGCGAGCTCGCGGCGTCCACCGCCTACCGCATGCTGACGACGCTGCAGAACCACGGCATGGTCGAGTTCGATACATCGGACCAGCTGTGGTCGATCGGCGTCGAGACCTACCGCATGGGTGCCGCCTTCCTGCGCCGCCGCAAGCTTGTCGACAGGGCCCGCGTGGTCATGCAGGAATTGATGGAGAAGACCGGTGAAACCGCCAATCTCGGCGTCGCCGAGGACGATTGCGTCGTTTTCGTCAGCCAGGTCGAGACCCATCAGGCGATCCGCGCCTTCTTCCGTCCGGGCACGCGCAGCTCCTTCCATGCCTCGGGCATCGGCAAGGCGGTGCTGGCGCAGCTCGAGCCGGAACGCGTCGCCGCCATCCTGCGCAAGTCGGGCCTGCAGCGCTTCACCGACAAGACGCTGTCCGACATTTCGGCGCTGGCCCATGACCTGGCTGTCATCAAGCACCGCGGCTGGTCGGTCGACGACGAGGAGCGGCATCCCGGCATGCGCTGCGTGGCCGCCGCCATTTTCAACGAGTTCGGCGAGCCGATCGGCGGTGTCTCGGTCTCCGGACCGACGGTGCGGGTGACGATGGAGCGGCTGGACGAGATCGGGCCGCTGGTGCGCGACGCCGCCGCTGAGGTGACGAGGATGATCGGCGGGTTCCGATTATAA
- a CDS encoding BA14K family protein → MFTRKIASALIASTVAATSLVGTVQPSAAHSHHHNREIGIGIAAGVGGFVLGSLLNQQPRTVYVDDEGGSWHVRRCANRYASYDPYSDTYVGYDGYRHYCRL, encoded by the coding sequence ATGTTCACGCGCAAAATCGCTTCTGCCCTCATCGCCAGCACCGTCGCCGCCACCTCGCTGGTCGGCACCGTCCAGCCGTCGGCCGCCCACAGCCATCACCACAACCGCGAAATCGGCATCGGCATCGCCGCCGGCGTCGGCGGGTTCGTGCTCGGCAGCCTGCTCAACCAGCAGCCCCGCACCGTCTATGTCGACGACGAGGGTGGCTCCTGGCACGTCCGCCGCTGCGCCAACCGCTACGCCAGTTACGATCCGTACTCCGACACCTATGTCGGCTATGACGGCTACCGCCACTATTGCCGCCTTTAA
- a CDS encoding DUF2569 family protein, with protein sequence MWHWLILLLLIGVPVFFAVRSSRKSSQSPDDLVGFGGCLILLAISLSLSPLRTLVDMASLVKTYQQLVTVPNGALAIYGEAALNLAFLVLQLVVLVSMLRRSHRFPQLFICLWFAIPLLFILDAVWISIVLGVPVNRLLAGGALVTPLASFIVTGIWAAYVYRSVRVRNTFGDTAAIQAATFS encoded by the coding sequence ATGTGGCATTGGCTGATACTTCTGTTGCTGATTGGTGTGCCGGTTTTCTTCGCCGTCCGGTCGTCGCGCAAATCCTCACAGAGCCCAGATGACCTCGTGGGGTTCGGCGGCTGCCTGATCCTGCTGGCGATCAGTCTGTCCCTTTCGCCGTTGCGCACACTTGTCGATATGGCCAGTCTGGTCAAAACCTACCAACAGCTTGTTACAGTGCCCAACGGGGCCTTGGCCATCTATGGCGAGGCAGCCCTCAATCTGGCATTTCTGGTGCTTCAGCTGGTCGTGCTTGTTTCGATGCTGCGGCGAAGCCACCGCTTCCCGCAGCTGTTCATATGTCTGTGGTTTGCGATCCCTCTCTTGTTCATACTGGACGCAGTTTGGATATCGATTGTGCTTGGTGTCCCGGTAAACCGTTTGCTTGCCGGAGGGGCTCTGGTTACACCTTTGGCATCCTTCATAGTCACAGGGATCTGGGCCGCCTATGTATACAGGTCGGTCAGGGTGAGAAACACGTTCGGCGATACGGCGGCCATACAGGCCGCGACATTTTCCTAG
- a CDS encoding TetR/AcrR family transcriptional regulator, whose protein sequence is MAQRIATPDAGKSKAAKGATNDAAPKDRRRERGEASVQRIIDATIELIAEEGLASVTMQRIAGHVGSSNALVVFHFRSKENLFRAVLQYLSDQYDALWLTLVRAPGLSPVERVLGAVDCAQRFARQHPNWVSVFVVFSSDRKSMQLYNEIGLPSDLAYTAEARELLIEISRSGGYTGVDIDTLSESLNYLVHGAWYWDHLNPSSRDTDVLRKTMLLLLHQAFPRHFDLG, encoded by the coding sequence ATGGCGCAACGCATAGCCACTCCGGATGCGGGAAAAAGCAAGGCGGCCAAGGGTGCGACGAACGACGCCGCGCCCAAGGACCGCCGGCGCGAGCGCGGCGAAGCGAGCGTCCAGCGCATCATCGACGCCACCATCGAGCTCATCGCGGAGGAGGGGCTGGCCAGCGTCACCATGCAGCGCATTGCCGGGCATGTCGGCTCGTCCAACGCACTGGTGGTCTTTCATTTTCGCAGCAAGGAGAACCTGTTCCGGGCCGTCCTGCAATATCTCAGCGACCAATATGACGCGCTGTGGCTGACGCTGGTGCGGGCGCCCGGCCTGTCGCCGGTCGAGCGGGTCTTGGGCGCGGTCGATTGCGCGCAACGCTTTGCCCGCCAGCATCCGAATTGGGTGTCGGTCTTCGTCGTGTTCTCCAGCGACCGCAAGAGCATGCAGCTCTACAACGAGATAGGCCTGCCCAGCGATCTCGCCTACACGGCCGAAGCGCGCGAACTGCTGATCGAGATTTCGCGCAGCGGCGGTTACACCGGCGTCGACATAGACACGCTGTCGGAGAGCCTGAATTATCTGGTTCACGGCGCCTGGTATTGGGACCATCTCAACCCGTCCAGCCGCGACACCGACGTGCTGCGCAAGACCATGCTGCTCCTGCTGCACCAGGCCTTTCCGCGGCATTTTGACTTGGGGTGA